The DNA sequence ATCCCACTTCAAAGCCTGGAACGCTGTGAAGTAGGAGCTAGTACAGTTCAGGTAGGATAAGTCCCACCTCCCACTGGTTTGGGTGGGCTCTGGAACGCACCATTAGACAAGGGTTAATGTTTAtgatcagctaggagacgcTCAGCACGTGCAAgaccaacacattctcactccgaatgcgtcgatttttgacgaacggtcggtgactttggcttcagtttctgacgcaaaagggtacccttgtgcttcttttttcgacgcatggggttttcaactcgttacaatgtaaccccttcACGGGAGACCCGacggctgcacatagagacgctatgagcattcatcccattggctaacgcagGACTACTTCGCTCACGAAGTAGTCCTGCGTTAGCCAGTGATGCTGCCAAGGAAGATTGcatcgtcctcctcttcttcaactTCATGCACAGATTTTGGTGCTCTGCACACGCGACTGTAGTGACCCATTTTGCCACATGCATGGCATTTACTTTCATTTGCAGGACAATCTCGTGCAGGATGAGATGGAGTACTGCCACATTTGTAACACTGCGCTTTCCCTATGCTATTTCGGGCATTGTGTGGCTCATTTACGTGCTGAGGTTTGTTTGTAGCAGGCTTGCTGGTCTTGAGCATTCTGACCCTATCCACAGACTTAGCATCACTTGCCTGTTTTCTGGTGTCACCCCGCAGTGAAACTTGCTGCTTTTTGACCTCCTCGCTTTGGCGTGCCATTCTAACAGCTTTGTCCAAGGTAAGGTCTGCGTCCAGCTGCATGCGTTCGGACAGCCGGTTATCTAACAGTCCAACAACGAGTCTGTCTCGGATAAGCTCGTCATGTAGCACACCGTAGCTGCAATGTTTTGCTAGCGTGTATAAAGCAGTGACAAATGAATCTActagctctccttctctctgtatgCGCATGTTAAACTTAGCACGCTCGTAAATTACGTTTTTCTTGACCACAAAGAAACTTTGAAAGCCATCACGTACCCCTTTGTAAGTGCTTTCCTGAATAGCCGTTAAAGTTAGCCCACGTAAGATGTCACCCGCTTCGTCCCCCATGTAGTATATCAATGTATTGACTTGGTTCTCTTCAGAGCTTGCATTTAGGTTACTTGCCAGTCGAAATCTTTCGAATCTCCGGATCCATTTATCCCACTCTTGCGGCTTTGAAAAGTCGAAGGATTCTGGTGGCTGGATATTAAATGTAGCGCATGGTCCCGTTGTTGCTGCCGTTGGCTGCCGACCTCTGCTGCTATCCTCTTCTCCGTCGCTCATCCTGACCTTCTCTTTCTTTAGTTCGCAGGTTTAAAATGGTCCTTTTCCGTGGCTTCTCCCTCACGCTAACTACAGGACTTCTCACACCATGTCGTGTTATTAAATAACTTGCGCGGAGTCCAACTGTAAAGCGTGAATGTTTATTTCACCAAGTGCCTCCCCTTCTCAACTCCCGCCGCTCCTCCTACCCTGACGTTCCACCTCTGACGTCATCCTACAGGTCTCCCAAACTCTACttaaaacagttacaccacagtCTGTtgcctgttttgtgttttgattgagagaaacaatcgtttttttgatcagtgttggtatgaggtcgttgctatagaggccacgtccgtgcgctttttttgacaactgagggggtgttcacacaggcagtttttttttcaagtgcgggtggatgttttacattatattcctatgatacagggtgtttttgtaaaaacatcCTGGGTGCTTTTAAAAACACAGCTGCCAGCGGGTTTTTTTCACTGCTAGGTGAATAAATAATTCTTTTTCCATAGGCCCTGATGTCAACAAGCCTGAAACAGTACCTGGCGTCGACTACAGCCAGAATGACGATGGAAAAAGTGCCTTTGTAATTGTAATAAAGAGTGCCACTGGAGGGAGGAGCCTCAATTACTATGTGTTTCCCATCCATTGCCCCTAGGCAGTTAGGGAAATCCAGCTGTTGGAATCCAGTGGCTATCTTTCTCCACGCTGCTTTGTCTGGAATAGGCATGTAATCTGGCAGGAGGCAATCCCAAATAGCTGTGCAGACCTGATGAACTATGCCTGCCACAGTGCTGGCACCCATCCTGAAGGCGAAAGCGATGGACCGGAATGAATCGCCAGTTGCCAGATACCTGCCCAAAGAGTGATATTTAGTTTAGTCTGAAACAATTGAGCAAGCACGCATACACCTGTTGATCTTGATTGTAGCCGTTAGCAGTTAGATAGCAGTTTCTATTTCATTTGCAGGCCTGACAGTCAGGTAGGTAATGCTAGAAGTCTACATCCTGTCCAGCGAGGGACGCTATACATATAAAATAGGCctactctgagcacctttaaaacaagactgaagacttttatgtttgctttagctttctgctaaatcccaaatacattgcactttctaaaaagctttatTAAATTTGCCTTTatattctattttaatactaaaattcctttttaactttctattttacccatttctttccatatgtttatctattattttattttattgtatgacaatgtttatatgtgaagcacttgagtctgccttgtgtatgaaaagtgctagataaataaagttgccttgccttgcctacgtATGCTGAAAAAGTGAGAACAAGCTCTGCAACACCAAAGAGTATGGGAGGCAAGACAACATAGCTTACATTAGACCTGTTGCTAGGTAACCTACTACCTGCTTGttactagtaataataatgacagattcaatttatatagcgcttttcacacactcaaagcgctttaagtagtagtagtataataAGCTACGAGACATGCGTCTGATTTCATAGtcctttttataaatatatttgcgGATTTACCTTAAACAAATGCTGAGTCGTTCCTCTGGACTGATGGCTTGCCTCATGTGGGTGTCTTGCCTTATTATTGAAGGCGCAACGATGCGCAACAAGGTTTCAAATTGACTCTTGTCGAGTCTGAAATACGCACTGAACCGTGCATTATCAAACCGTAGCTCCTGAATCAAACTATGAAACGCCCCGTACTGCTGCCGTCCCCGGTTTATGTCATGCACCCACAAACGGGAAGGTTCATCGTTATCCTCGTCGTTGTCATCTAACGCCAAAACAAGGGCTAATTTTCTCATCCTCGACATTGTAACTGACACTGTAGCGTAGTCAAACCACTTTGATACGGTAACCGATTCTCAACGTTGGCTCTAGAACATTCTGCTCTCGAATGAACTTGACAAAACCACCCTGTCCGTTTTTTAGTTGGTAAAAAACCGCCCGGGTCAggtgttttttaatataaaaaaactgcctgtgtgaacacgccctgacagagcaaccctttctcatcaaaattacgttcccagagaactattcggcattctcaattacgtatTTTTTCCGTGATTACGTTTCATTGAACGTATCGTAAATacaaattcgttctcagcctatttttgccatttatttaccgtgttactatggcagaataaagaataaattcatgcattatcattcaacttgaacatgtttttttacagtatagagtggtggagagggatgacgtatgttggcaaacccggaagtgagccctcggttcccttgacaaaaagccaacgggtttttccattggattttggaatattgcagaaaaatgagcatctttgaagcaactcctcaaaaactgaaaataaataaataaataaaattaaccgtgctccaaagaacgaaatgtaaaccaatgcattctgaatgagagtgtttctccgatttttccatgctacacagaacgaaatgtaaacccatgcaaataaagacttcatggtcataataatttacatATCATGAatctactgagtgtgtagggtggtattctatttttttcaacggggctgcatccagtcacttgaccgtcatggttgctatggtggttgctatcgaccgccccctctaatccttacatggctctaaaaaccagacggcaaaggagctgccgtcaattgtggtGTTTTTGTCGTAagctagggtccgatggttgaaaaatagacagatattccaaggtatccttaaaaggcagcttggatgtgtttattttctgcagtttagacttcttctataacctatttttgaaagcaaaacaccaagctcattgatatAACGAGGGAGAGTTATTTGAaactatttattaaataaatatttgtgagaggtcattccttttCCTGattttgcttcctatttatgtctagggtaaacccctactgtccacaagcatccccccctccccatatggatttggagaattgttgccacgtcccagtggtggaggtatcgtatatatgaaagagggcattcaatcatagcctactacaatgatcaattaggaggccgaagccctaatggtgcggccacaccaaccgcgttactcgcgttggataacgcgagtaacgcgcctaacctgacgcttgatcattgtgtggtggttcaacgcttccaacgcgtcaacgcgccaacgcagctagatgagtccatgtccatgcaagtgaacggagcgttccctcttcgtcataactatcaaaccaaacatccttcacattcaccgagcgaacattatgaaagtaaaatgcacatttctcgctaaaaatgtttccataaacgcatttaatggcgtaactatgatactatttccacccagaataaagatagttgtcggccgtggctgcgctggagtccgaggtaggaaacccaaacgccgccgtgtttgggtgatagagcttagatcgggtttgattaaataatctctgatataaataacaacaatcgggttaaataacttcacatggtgtgtctggtgtgtttccagcattcgtagtgttgatcaggagAGAAattgtccgccaagacgttgaggttgcttagcatccagagactctgtccatgcaagtgaacggagcgttccctcttcgtcataactatcaaaccaaacatccttcacattcaccgagcaaacattatgaaagtaaaatgcacatttctcgctaaaaatgtttccataaacacatttaatggcgtaactatgttactatttccacccagaataaagatagttgtcggccgtggctgcgctggagtccgaggtaggaaacccaaacgggttagattaaataatctctgatataaataacaataatcgggttaaataacttcacatggtgtgtctggtgtgtttccaacattcgtagtgttgatcagcagagatagaggctgtttcccaaagtgaaggctgcagccttgctaggacgcgtccttgctagtcgcgtcctatggagatgagactagagtgctagctcgagtgcttcctagcgtttgtaacgtctgactttgggaacgacttggtagtgtggaagcgcttccacttccgctttttaatactgcgtgtccgcttgtaaacacatgtgcgcttatgaataaaacatggcagcaatcaagctgatcgatatttatttgacttttgtctgttttggggaagtcacaaaagctttgttgtggttgatcgaattgtctttattaaaaggaaaatccattaaatttttataaaactaagtgaaattgcctgagaacttaattcatgcatcacatttacagtacggttgattactattatgcagggggaaaaagacaaagaaagagataataaacgtgtatttatttggatatatgatctgattcattcattcatatatgcctacaatctaccagtgctttgaacacataagtatatcatataaaatacaattatatacgttcattaaaaattacaaacattgcaaatgatcggttgtgcattaattttacaacattggatagtggcactatcccttccaccggcaaacaaatgtttgtgcgccaccctaaggcgcacaaaagcctccgtttgctgggctgaccctaaaaaaaacgtaaaacataaataggtatacataaataatgtaatcttgtgagcgagtaaattgacattggtgacagtggtgtttaacatcagctacgtccatgcaaaatatagcaacgtatcattaagttgcaaaaacgtttgaaaagtgggacaggcctttaggcttgattatttgtattaacatgatgaatctataaaaagcaatacggcacaaaatatttctgaaaactaatataacttcacttcgtttgaacgtgtacttctctgccattttcaagtacccgcccagtgaacgcagaggattgtgggtagttttggctcgtctaggatgcagcgatgcatccttgaaaaatctctgAATTCgcaaaaacgaaggacccgaaaagggggcgtatttcgagtgtcctcaacattagaacagtgcttgtcggcgttcgatgacgtagcgtccttaaaagggcggccgttgagcatgcttccttgacattgggaaacagccatagtccgccaagacgttgaggttgcttagcaaccagagactctgtccatgcaagtgaacggagcgttccctcttcgtcataactatcaaaccaaacatccttcacattcaccgagcgaacattatgaaagtaaaatgcacatttctcgctaaaaatgtttccataaacgcatttaatagcgtaactatgttactatttccacccagaataaagaaagatgtcggccgtatgcttctgtccaagctcactactctctgccagtgacgtcgggtcaagctccacgctgattggctatcgcagctaagcgccacgcgttggagcgttgaaagttcacatttctgaactccgggcgttggtgcgttgggcgcgttactgcgtttacgtgcgtaattacgtgcgtctgacgcgccaacgcccctaacgcgacgcttcaacgcatgtgacgcgtctacgcgcctataccaatggttccccatgcaaaaatgccgagtttggacgcccctaacgcgagtaacgcggttggtgtggccgtaccgtaaaggaagtgatgcaataggtgactgagtcgacaacatttaagtaagctgcatagggtctcttatatatcaaagggggtctcaaaggacgcatacgcttcaacctgtggctccagccctacaggaaatgactcagcaagtgctccatctcgttgcacctcacccagcggctcgcttgcaagattttggcctgaagttcttcccagacctacaccctagccatccaacatgcatatctcagaatcaggcctctctttaataatgacaaaaagttatgagagaaacacacattaactttttgttatctcataagcggcgtggtgccggctccttttgaccccagacttcaaaaacgtggccacaggccagctgtgtctacacacctttagccacaaatgtacacctccatcccacaaaaaatggggactagaaactagtCTACATTCTACtagtgaataattgttttttgACATGCTTCCTGCGGCCTACTGTGATGGGACACCAAGTTAAATGGAGCCGTCCTCTCAATGTCTGATGTCAGTGAGTTCTGGCGGAGGCTTACCCGTCCTAATGTTATGGTTGATGACGACGAGAGGACCAGGGGGAGGAGAACAGCTGGACTGGGAATTCTGGTTGAGTTCTTATCGCATGTAAGCTCCGCTGGCACAACTAGTGTAGAGGCTCCATGTTGTAGGATCCAAAGTGCATTTTGTTTATGCAACAAGGTGTTATAtcttttaaattataattacacaattgcctttgtttttctttctattacctgaagtttagctttccaTGCCGCCTTATGTTCTATTTGATTTTGTTATTTCATTTGGCTCTACTTCCTTCTGTACTCCCTCCACATTCCAGAGAACCCCATAAGTTTCCCgcgccccctgccctcttccctttgttCCGATTCCCTTGGGAagaggtgtgtacatttattttgtaatcAAATCTTTGACCAACTTATTgcttatcattatttatattagttattttgattatacaTTGTTTAATTAGAAGTCTGGGGTATATATCTATCCATAGTTATTAGATAGATTTCAGTGTTttggggaactttgtgttttgttgcgattccccccctgtgtgtttcgtaGAGGAGTTAGAGTAAGGGCACAAGtgctaagaggaagctatttgttcatgtgtgtattcaggtatgtctttcatttctttgatttcaATAATTTTTGTTATAATATTGTACGTGCTCCCTTTGTTCCGATTCCCTTGGGAAgagaggagttggagtaagggcacaagtgctaagaggaagctatttgttcatgtgtgtattcagaTTCAGCAACgaataaatggacgtcggagTTCCCGAGTCCGGATAGATCGTGGGTCAcgtcattcattaaaaaaagaaacacaacgcagattCAGCCGGTCACACTtggtgccgtgacccggatgACAAGAGCCCAGGGGGCACGCCTTGGTTGGCGTTTGAGGGCACTAGAGCAGGCCGTTTAGAGCAGCGAAGAGGGAGTGACCCACACAGAGCGGGGGGCCAGTTCAAGTAGCACCCTGCTGTGGAAGTTGCCGCTCCCCTTAAGCAGACCAGCCCCCCGAGCTGAACAGCGccacccgcccccccgcccctcaccgGACCCCCCTCTTATGGCCTCCGCCTCCCCACGCTGGTTGGGAGGCGTCCCGTTTGGCGGCTCAACCTAGAGGGAtgagcaaggtgtgtgtgtacgtgtgtgtgtgtgtgtgtgtgaccggtgAAACCCAGCACCTGCACAAATGGGTACCcttcacaaaaaaataaaataaatgttggcgCAGATGAAGTGCCGACGTGTGAACTGAAGATATCTCTATGTCTCGATTATTATGATGCCACTAACGTCTAACAAGCAAGCAGGGGGACGGACGGATGGGAacaggaaaggggggggggggggttataaaaaataaaaacaaagagtATAAGGTAGaacattgaaataaaaaaagctgTGCGGCGCGATGCCCTTCTAGGCGCGCTCCCCGCGGATACGGCGTGCCAGCTGGATGTCTTTGGGCATGATGGTGACACGCTTGGTGTGGATGGAGCACAGGTTGGTGTCCTCGAACAGACCCACCAGGTAGGCCTCGCTGGCCTCCTGCAGGGCCCCGGTGGCCGTGCTCTGGAAGCGCAGGTCGGTCTTGAAGTCCTGGGCGATCTCCCTCACCAGGCGCTGGAAGGGCAGCTTGCGGATCAACAGCTCGGTGGACTTCTGGTAGCGACGGATCTCACGCAGGGCCACGGTGCCGGGCCTGTAACGATGGGGCTTCTTGACGCCGCCGGTGGAGGCGGCCCTCTTACGGGCCGCCTTGGTGGCCAGCTGATTACGTGGAGCCTTTCCTCCAGTGGACTTACGAGCGGTCTGCTTGGTACGGGCCATGACGCTGACTTATCACCGGGGTGAATATGAAGGTTTTTAGCGCAGGGATATGCGTGTTATGGTTGTGTAGCAGTGGTAGTATTTACTATTTCTTTTATCCACTATCCAAGGAGGAAAAGTGGCGAAGAAGCTCTGGGACAACTTCTTCTGTGTCTACGGCTTCCCTCAGCGTCTCCACTCTGACCAGGGTGCGAACTTTGAGAGCGAGCTCATTGCTGAACTTCTGGAGCTGGCTGGTGTCAACAAGTCTCGGACCTCCCCATAGCATCCCATGGGGAACGGCGGCACAGAGAGGTTTAACCGCACTCTGGGCAACATGCTacggtctctccctcccagatCCAAACAGAAGTGGCCCCAAATGGTCCAGACGATGACGTTTGTCTATAATTGTACGGCACATGAGACAACTGGCTTTGCTCCATTCTATTTGATGTTTGGGAGGGTCCCTCGGCTGCCGGTTGACCTCCTATTCAAGAATGTCTTCCGTGACGAAACAGTCTGTGACTATGATGCCTATGTGAAGTCTCTGGCGAGCGACCTCCACTCTGCTATGCTCCTGGCTCAGAAGAACTCTGCTATTCAGCAGAAACACCAGTCTGACCAGTACAACAAAAAGGTCAagggtctgcctctctctgtcggtGACCAGGTTATTTTTGGCAAACAAGGGTGGCAGAGGGAAGCGTAAGCTTGCTGACAAATGGGAGCCGGTTGTTCACACGGTTGTGGCCTCCAAGCCTTCTCTCCCCATCTATAAGATCAGGGATCGAGTCGGACATGAGAGGGTGGTGCACCGGAATCTCCTGCTCCAGGTCAGCTTCCTCCCCTTGGATGAGAGTCTGGATACCCTGGGCGTCAGTAGTGTGAATGATGGCTGCCCCAAGTCAAACTTACCTGAGTGTGAGGCATCAGCAATTGAGACAGACTGTGGTGCAGTTGATCCCACTATGGCTGTTTCGCTCTCCTGAGTCAGTGAGGATAGCGATGACCGTACAGCTTCGTGGGTCCGTGAACAGTCCCCAGTCAGGGATGAGGATGACACTCGCAGTCATGACTTACCTATTCTGATGATCCCTCCTGCATTGGATGGGCTTGCTGGTGCTGTTAGTGTTACCCCGTtgtcatccccctcctctgagCCCCATGTGTCTCCGGTAATTGATGCTCATCCTCAGAGTTCTCAGACAAGTGATCGCCACACTTCAAGATTTGGGAGAGTTATCAAGCCGGTCTTTAGGTTCATAGAGTCCATGGCACAACTGGAAACGGTTCTGGGTGTTCGGCCAGTATCCACTGTAGTCCATGTTTGAGCTTATATGACATGTGTCTCCTGGTTTTACCCATGGCaagtgtattattattgtttttatttatttgtttatttgttttatttgttattatttgccCGGTCCGAGTATGGCCTAAGTATGTGTGGTGTAAATGGCACTTCACGTTGTCTATAGTGTTCCCAGGGGCTTAGCTAACCTCTGGGTACTCTTAACTCTTTATTGGGTGGCACCTATTGCCGAAGTCTTGGTTTTCTTGTGGTCAGTTTACAGTCCGGTCTGGGCAAGTTTTATTTAtggttcaaatgtttgtttaatTCTGGGGGGTGAGTGTAACAGGGTGTTATATCTTTTAAATTACAaaattgcctttgtttttctttctattacctgaagtttagctttccatgccgccttatgttctatttgattttgttctttgatttggctccacctccttctgtaCTCCTGCCCACATTCCAGAGAACCCCATAAGTTTCCCGCGCCGcctgccctcttccctttgttACGATTCCCTTGGGAagaggtgtgtacatttattttgtaattaaatctttgaccatcttattgcttatcattatttatattagttattttgattatacattgtttaattggaagtctggggtatatatttatctatagtTATTAGATAGATTTCAGTGTttggggaactttgtgttttgttgcgatGTCCTAGCATGCACCTGACCCTCGTGTAGTCATGCCAGTTCCCCTTCCCCCCATATGTGTTTcgtagaggagttggagtaagggcacaagtgctaagaggaagctatttgttcatgtgtgtatgcaggtctgtcttttatttctttgatttcaataatttttattataatattgTATGTGCTCCCTTTTTTCCGATTCCCTTGGGAAGAgtggagttggagtaagggcacaagtgctaagaggaagctatttgttcatgtgtgtattcagaTTCAGCAACgaataaatggacgtcggagTTCCCGAGTCCGGACAGATCGTGGGTCACGTCATtcagtaaaaaaagaaacacaacgcagattCAGCCGGTCACATTTACATAGACCAGTGCGGATACAGGAGGGTCGAGGTCTTTAAAATCAGCTGCATTACCAATTAAGAAAAGGAAACAATTTGGTGACAAACAAAATCGGTTATAACGCCAATAGTTGCACCCGGGAAGTAGGCTTGATATCGAGGACTAGAACGAGAACATATCACATGTCCTCGTGGATTTAATCATCATGGAGTTTGGAATTTTAATCCAGGTGTAAAATAGTGAAGCGTTGGCTGTTGGCGGATGAGAGGGATTATTTTGAGGGGGATTATTATTTTACTTTGAATAAGTATATGTGGCATTCGGGGGTCGGGGAAACAATAAGATAAAGTTCAGTTAAAGAACTAGTGACAAGTTGCCAACAACGCCACCCCAGGAATTTCACCTGGAGAGTTAGATTAACCTAAGTTAAAGCACACAAGTTCGTTCACTAATGAAAGCTTGAGACTGGGTCCAGCATACAAATTCAattccttttaattaatatatataatctttaagcatgacttctcaataaaatatgttcacacaaacacactaaagcgaacacacacacacacaaaatacacaaaaagggaagagcaaataactaaatggggtttaaatcaaaagtaaaggagatttatccaaactgataaatccaaatgaataagtaaagcaattaaaccaaaccaaaataactaagaaaacgaattaaaccaaaacaaccatgcaaagcaacccacaaaacacaaataatatcatggataagtaaagcaattaagccaaaccaaaataactaagaaaacgaattataccaaaacaaacatgcaaagcaacccacaaaacacaaataatatcatcAATAAGATCAGTTGGAAGTCGGTTAAATGAATGGATCAAGATAATGAGACTTAGGGTGAGGCAGCAATCACCATACTCGGGGCAGGTACAGCACAGTAGGAGATGCAGAGTAGGATCGATGTGTTGGCTATATAACCAGTGGACAAAACAGCAGCCGGCCAACAGCAgcgtgaagagggggggggacgtgctggcagaaaccgcccacacacacgtcaatcctgccatagaaaaatacatttgttctagAGGCTGAACAACAACTGTAATAACTTGGGTTAGCGTCATCTTATCCACACACCGCCAGGAGTTGAATGAACAtcaaaggggaggaagggggtcaCCTGTAGCGAGCAACACCATTACAAGTGCAACTCGATCTACAGCGGATCGCTCCCCGCTGcaacaggtagaggaggaaacaCTCGCACGCCCTACAACTGGGGTCGATACGGGAGAGGGAAGACCCGGCCAATAAACTGCCTGAGGGATGGAAGCCAATGTTGAGGACTTGTGCAAAGTTTAGAaggtacacagatgcacacaaccaCTACATACCAAACAACGGCGAGCTGCACGATCCAACTAAAAGGCGATCAGGTGAGGCGATCAGGTTTCGGTGACAACAGGGGGCGGGGTAGCCAGGAGCTCCCAGGCAAGAGT is a window from the Gadus chalcogrammus isolate NIFS_2021 chromosome 8, NIFS_Gcha_1.0, whole genome shotgun sequence genome containing:
- the LOC130388209 gene encoding histone H3.3A-like; the encoded protein is MARTKQTARKSTGGKAPRNQLATKAARKRAASTGGVKKPHRYRPGTVALREIRRYQKSTELLIRKLPFQRLVREIAQDFKTDLRFQSTATGALQEASEAYLVGLFEDTNLCSIHTKRVTIMPKDIQLARRIRGERA